From one Streptomyces sp. N50 genomic stretch:
- a CDS encoding BTAD domain-containing putative transcriptional regulator — translation MEVAFGVLGPVTAWDAAGDAIALKGRRHRAVLARLLVARRRVVPVGRLVADLWADQAEPPADATGAIRTFVAALRRALEPERPPRTPARLLVTEGPGYALRAEPETVDAWRFERAVTAAAALPPPRALNHLQEALSWWRGPAYADFADEPWARAERSRLTELRLHAVERRAEAQLALGRAAEAVPDLDAHVAEHPWREDAWRLLTLALYRTGRQGDALAVLRRARTLLAEQLGTDPGPALRRLEADILDQAPHLDPGPGDPAEQVWAQAAAAYDRTVASGARARLESTVGLLRNLAVTGGGGLEAARRHRLAAIKAAQDLGDPELTARVIGAYDVPAIWTRVDDPHQAADTVAAAERTLAALPPDAHLAARARLLATIALESRGTRSARGPQAARQAEDIARQLNDPGLLAFALNGTFMQTFHRAGLAPQRDAIGAELVTLSARHGMATYEVLGHLIRLQSRSALADFTGADGHAAAAEQLADRHELPLVGVFTQWYRALRLAASGSPHPAEVATAYQDAALRLDGAGMPGLEHGLLPLALLCLRLRNGQPAQTDEHIDWGPYEPWARPLVLLAHDRPNEARAALSSLPDPPRDLLFEALWCLAARAAITVDDRKTMERAHAELTPAAAELAGAGSGLLTLGPVAHHLDDLAAALRLPR, via the coding sequence ATGGAGGTCGCGTTCGGGGTGCTGGGACCGGTCACGGCCTGGGACGCTGCCGGGGACGCGATCGCCCTGAAGGGTCGGCGGCACCGGGCGGTACTGGCCCGACTGCTCGTCGCCCGGCGCCGGGTCGTACCGGTCGGGCGCCTGGTCGCGGATCTGTGGGCGGACCAGGCGGAGCCTCCCGCCGACGCGACGGGCGCGATCCGCACCTTCGTGGCCGCGCTGCGCCGTGCCCTGGAACCGGAACGCCCGCCGCGGACTCCGGCCCGCCTGCTGGTCACCGAGGGCCCGGGGTACGCGCTGCGCGCCGAGCCGGAGACCGTGGACGCCTGGCGCTTCGAGCGCGCGGTGACCGCCGCCGCGGCGCTGCCGCCCCCGCGCGCGCTCAACCACCTTCAGGAGGCGCTGAGTTGGTGGCGCGGCCCGGCCTACGCCGACTTCGCCGACGAGCCCTGGGCCCGCGCGGAACGCTCCCGCCTCACCGAACTCCGCCTGCACGCCGTCGAACGCCGGGCCGAGGCCCAACTCGCCCTGGGCCGGGCCGCGGAGGCGGTCCCCGACCTGGACGCCCACGTCGCCGAACACCCCTGGCGCGAGGACGCCTGGCGCCTCCTGACCCTGGCCCTCTACCGCACCGGCCGCCAGGGCGATGCCCTCGCGGTACTGCGCCGGGCCCGCACCCTCCTCGCGGAACAACTCGGCACGGACCCGGGCCCGGCCCTGCGCCGCCTGGAGGCGGACATCCTGGACCAGGCCCCGCACCTGGACCCCGGTCCCGGCGATCCGGCGGAGCAGGTGTGGGCGCAGGCAGCCGCCGCCTACGACCGGACCGTGGCGTCCGGTGCCCGTGCCCGACTGGAATCGACCGTGGGCCTCCTCCGCAATCTCGCGGTGACCGGGGGCGGCGGCCTGGAAGCCGCCCGTCGGCACCGCCTCGCGGCGATCAAGGCGGCGCAGGACCTGGGCGACCCGGAACTCACCGCCCGCGTGATCGGTGCCTACGACGTCCCCGCGATCTGGACCCGCGTCGACGACCCACACCAGGCGGCGGACACGGTGGCGGCGGCCGAGCGCACCCTGGCCGCGCTCCCGCCGGACGCCCATCTCGCGGCGCGGGCCCGCCTGTTGGCCACCATCGCGCTGGAGTCGCGGGGCACCCGCTCCGCTCGCGGACCCCAGGCCGCCCGCCAAGCCGAGGACATCGCCCGCCAGTTGAACGACCCCGGGCTGCTCGCCTTCGCGCTCAACGGCACGTTCATGCAGACCTTCCACCGCGCGGGCCTCGCCCCGCAACGGGACGCGATCGGCGCCGAGTTGGTCACCCTGTCCGCCCGGCACGGCATGGCCACCTACGAGGTGCTCGGGCATCTCATCCGGCTCCAGTCCCGCAGCGCCCTCGCGGACTTCACCGGAGCCGACGGCCACGCGGCAGCCGCGGAACAGCTGGCCGACCGTCATGAACTGCCGCTGGTCGGCGTGTTCACCCAGTGGTACCGGGCCCTACGACTCGCCGCGAGCGGCAGTCCCCATCCCGCCGAGGTGGCAACCGCCTACCAGGACGCGGCACTTCGGCTGGACGGAGCCGGTATGCCCGGGCTGGAACACGGGCTGCTGCCGCTGGCCCTGTTGTGCCTGCGCCTGCGGAACGGCCAACCCGCCCAGACCGACGAACACATCGACTGGGGACCCTACGAGCCGTGGGCCCGGCCTCTGGTGCTGCTGGCCCACGACCGCCCCAACGAAGCCCGAGCCGCGCTGAGTTCGCTCCCGGACCCGCCCCGCGACCTCCTCTTCGAAGCCCTGTGGTGCCTGGCCGCCCGTGCGGCAATCACCGTCGACGACCGGAAGACGATGGAGCGCGCCCACGCCGAACTGACGCCCGCCGCAGCCGAGTTGGCCGGGGCGGGCAGCGGTCTGCTCACCCTGGGGCCGGTCGCGCACCACCTCGACGACCTCGCCGCGGCGCTACGACTCCCTCGGTGA
- a CDS encoding LacI family DNA-binding transcriptional regulator: MKVGITEVADRARVSEATVSRVINRRQGVSRKTREAVEQAMADLGYERQTRGQLVAVVTELVSNPFFADVAERIESVLAPHGLKTVLCPCFPGGVQELDFVTSLADRGVAAVVFLSASNTLEGADPSAYELLRSRRIPFVGINGRFEGVSEAPVFSTDDLLAAELAVDHLHRLGHRRIGMASGPLGNRPADRRVSGFVASLAKRGVEDAEQWVVRQSYTVEGGQSAAISLLGRGATAIVAASDYMALGAIRGARRQGYDVPGDVSVVGYDGSMIMDFVDPPLTTVRQPADRLASEAGRSVLALVGNRDVPVGELLFDPELVIRASTGAPKALT, from the coding sequence ATGAAGGTCGGTATCACCGAGGTCGCGGACCGGGCGCGGGTGAGCGAGGCCACGGTCAGCCGGGTCATCAACCGGCGGCAGGGCGTGTCCCGCAAGACCCGCGAGGCGGTCGAGCAGGCGATGGCCGACCTGGGCTACGAGCGGCAGACCCGGGGTCAACTGGTCGCGGTGGTCACCGAGTTGGTCTCCAACCCGTTCTTCGCCGATGTCGCCGAGCGCATCGAGTCCGTCCTCGCCCCGCACGGCCTGAAGACGGTGCTGTGCCCGTGCTTCCCGGGCGGGGTACAGGAGTTGGACTTCGTGACCTCGCTCGCCGACCGGGGCGTCGCCGCCGTCGTGTTCCTCTCCGCCAGCAACACCCTTGAGGGCGCGGACCCTTCGGCGTACGAACTGCTGCGGTCCCGCAGGATCCCGTTCGTCGGGATCAACGGCCGGTTCGAGGGCGTGAGCGAGGCGCCGGTGTTCTCCACGGACGATCTGCTCGCCGCCGAACTCGCCGTCGACCATCTGCACCGGCTCGGCCACCGCCGTATCGGCATGGCGTCGGGCCCGCTCGGCAACCGCCCGGCCGACCGGCGCGTCAGCGGCTTCGTCGCCTCGCTCGCCAAGCGCGGGGTGGAGGACGCGGAGCAGTGGGTGGTCCGGCAGTCGTACACCGTCGAGGGCGGCCAGTCCGCCGCGATCTCGCTCCTCGGGCGCGGCGCCACGGCGATCGTCGCGGCCAGCGACTACATGGCGCTGGGCGCGATCCGCGGGGCGCGCCGGCAGGGGTACGACGTGCCGGGTGACGTGTCGGTCGTCGGCTACGACGGCTCCATGATCATGGACTTCGTCGATCCGCCGCTCACCACGGTCCGCCAGCCCGCCGACCGGCTGGCCTCGGAGGCGGGCCGCAGCGTCCTCGCCCTGGTCGGCAACCGTGACGTCCCCGTCGGCGAGCTCCTCTTCGACCCCGAGCTGGTGATCCGCGCGAGCACGGGGGCGCCGAAGGCATTGACCTAG
- a CDS encoding right-handed parallel beta-helix repeat-containing protein, whose translation MSRSRFVFVGVALALLVGGGGPVAAAQRAAPVAVVDVDAYGADPTGRTDSTPAVVAALRHAKSVDHGRAVRIEFSKGTYQLYPERAETRELYVSNTVGADQRYRDKKIGLLIEDMHDVTVDGGGAKLVYHGLQTAFASIRSTNVTFQNFSFDYAAPEVIDATVATAGVTDGHAYRVLKIPAGSPYEVNGTHITWLGEKSPATGQPYWSGTDGLQYTQIHDPAAQRTWRGDNPLFNDVSSVTDLGGRRIRIDYSTSSQPTDAGLVYQMRLIERTEPGAFIWQSKNVTMRSMNAYYLQSFGVVGQFSENISIDKVNFAPDPRSGRSTASFADFVQMSGVKGKVSITRSLFDGPHDDPINIHGTYLEAVGQPGPNTLTLAYEHPQTAGFPQFAPGDEVEFTSKRTMVPLTPAHAKVTAVDGPSGMDHDKPLTTMTVTFDRPVPAGVEIGGTVVENITATPSVVITGNTFRNVPTRGILVTTRKPVLIAGNRFDAMSMASVYVSADAYQWYESGPVSDLTIRDNTFTRPTGPVIFVEPTNQVVDPAHPVHHNIKVEHNSFDIGDVTVVDAKSVGGFTFTGNTVRRLAPADQPPYTSPLFVFHGSTGIKIAHNHYDQGLNTSVVSD comes from the coding sequence ATGTCTCGGTCTCGGTTCGTGTTCGTCGGGGTGGCGCTCGCGCTGCTCGTGGGCGGCGGCGGTCCTGTCGCCGCGGCGCAGAGAGCGGCGCCGGTGGCGGTGGTCGACGTGGACGCGTACGGGGCCGACCCCACCGGCCGGACGGACTCCACGCCCGCCGTCGTCGCGGCGCTGCGGCACGCCAAGAGCGTCGATCACGGGCGGGCGGTGCGGATCGAGTTCTCGAAGGGGACCTACCAGCTCTACCCCGAGCGGGCCGAGACGCGTGAGCTGTATGTCTCCAACACCGTTGGCGCGGACCAGCGTTACCGGGACAAGAAGATCGGGCTGCTCATCGAGGACATGCACGACGTCACCGTCGACGGCGGTGGCGCGAAGCTCGTCTACCACGGCCTCCAGACGGCGTTCGCGTCGATCCGCTCGACGAACGTGACGTTCCAGAACTTCTCCTTCGACTACGCGGCCCCCGAGGTCATCGACGCGACCGTGGCCACCGCCGGTGTCACCGACGGGCACGCCTACCGCGTCCTGAAGATCCCGGCCGGCAGCCCGTACGAGGTCAACGGCACGCACATCACCTGGCTCGGCGAGAAGAGCCCGGCCACCGGGCAGCCGTACTGGTCGGGCACGGACGGCCTCCAGTACACGCAGATCCACGACCCCGCGGCACAGCGGACCTGGCGCGGCGACAACCCTCTCTTCAACGACGTCTCCTCGGTCACCGACCTCGGCGGCCGCCGGATCCGCATCGACTACAGCACCTCGTCCCAGCCGACGGACGCCGGGCTCGTCTACCAGATGCGCCTGATCGAGCGGACGGAACCAGGCGCCTTCATCTGGCAATCCAAGAACGTCACGATGCGCTCGATGAACGCCTACTACCTCCAATCCTTCGGTGTGGTGGGCCAGTTCAGCGAGAACATCTCCATCGACAAGGTGAACTTCGCGCCCGATCCGAGGTCCGGCCGGTCGACGGCCTCGTTCGCCGACTTCGTGCAGATGTCCGGCGTCAAGGGGAAGGTCTCGATCACCCGGAGCCTCTTCGACGGCCCGCACGACGACCCGATCAACATCCACGGCACGTACCTGGAGGCCGTCGGGCAGCCCGGCCCGAACACGCTCACCCTCGCCTACGAGCACCCGCAGACCGCCGGGTTCCCGCAGTTCGCGCCCGGTGACGAGGTCGAGTTCACGAGCAAGCGCACGATGGTCCCGCTGACGCCCGCGCACGCGAAGGTCACGGCGGTCGACGGGCCGAGCGGAATGGACCACGACAAGCCGCTGACCACCATGACCGTCACCTTCGACCGGCCGGTCCCCGCCGGGGTCGAGATCGGCGGCACGGTCGTCGAGAACATCACCGCCACGCCGTCGGTCGTCATCACCGGCAACACGTTCCGCAACGTGCCGACGCGCGGCATCCTGGTCACCACCCGCAAGCCGGTCCTGATCGCCGGCAACCGCTTCGACGCGATGTCGATGGCCAGCGTCTACGTCTCCGCGGACGCCTACCAGTGGTACGAGTCGGGCCCGGTCTCCGACCTCACGATCCGCGACAACACCTTCACGCGCCCCACCGGCCCGGTGATCTTCGTGGAGCCCACCAACCAGGTCGTCGACCCGGCGCACCCGGTCCACCACAACATCAAGGTCGAGCACAACTCCTTCGACATCGGCGATGTGACCGTGGTCGACGCCAAGAGTGTCGGCGGCTTCACCTTCACCGGAAACACGGTCCGCCGACTGGCGCCCGCGGACCAACCGCCGTACACCTCCCCGCTGTTCGTCTTCCACGGCAGCACGGGCATCAAGATCGCGCACAACCACTACGACCAGGGCCTCAACACGTCCGTGGTCTCGGACTGA
- a CDS encoding CoA-binding protein yields the protein MYGDSATIRKILTESGDTWAVVGLSSNRSRAAYGVAQVLQRFGKRVVPVHPKAETVHGEQGYASLADIPFAVDVVDVFVNSDLAGAVADEAVGIGAKAVWFQLGVIDEAAYDRTRAAGLEMVMDHCPAIEIPRLS from the coding sequence ATGTACGGCGACTCAGCCACGATCCGCAAGATCCTCACCGAGTCCGGCGACACCTGGGCCGTCGTGGGCCTGTCCTCGAACCGGTCCCGGGCGGCCTACGGCGTCGCGCAGGTGCTGCAGCGCTTCGGCAAGCGCGTCGTACCCGTCCATCCCAAGGCGGAGACGGTGCACGGCGAGCAGGGCTACGCCTCCCTCGCCGACATCCCCTTCGCGGTGGACGTCGTGGACGTGTTCGTCAACAGCGACCTCGCGGGCGCGGTCGCCGACGAGGCGGTCGGCATCGGCGCCAAGGCCGTCTGGTTCCAGCTCGGGGTGATCGACGAGGCCGCGTACGACCGGACCCGGGCAGCGGGCCTGGAGATGGTGATGGACCACTGCCCGGCGATCGAGATTCCCCGCCTGAGCTGA
- a CDS encoding 4-hydroxybenzoate 3-monooxygenase: MTSPPSPDPNSPLPERRSVVVVGAGPAGLTIGNILRAAGLDCLVLETESREFIERRPRAGVIEEWAVRGLEQRGLAEGLLARAQLHTECEFRFGGQRHRLAYTELTGHHHFVYPQPLLVTDLVREYADVRGGEIRFSVQDVQLHDLDSDRPAVSYTDPETGQRRLVQGDFVAGCDGARGVTRAALPPERTRIARHDYGIGWLALLAEAPPSSDCVVFGVHPRGFAGHMARSPEVTRYYLECPPGDDPENWPHERVWAELQHRLAATGAPPLTEGRLIEKRVLDMHNHVVEPMVFGRLYLAGDAAHLTAPIAAKGMNLALHDAFLLGDAFVAYLTKGDSAGLGGYSEACLSRVWDYQEFSQWLSEVYHGTSSGDPYHAGTTLARLRRVFQSPAAALAFAESYLGKDPNSRATTAT; encoded by the coding sequence GTGACCTCTCCCCCCTCCCCCGATCCCAACTCCCCGCTGCCGGAACGCCGTTCGGTCGTCGTCGTGGGCGCCGGACCCGCCGGACTCACCATCGGCAACATCCTGCGCGCCGCCGGGCTCGACTGTCTCGTGCTGGAGACGGAGTCCCGTGAGTTCATCGAGCGGCGGCCGCGTGCCGGGGTCATCGAGGAGTGGGCCGTCCGCGGACTGGAGCAACGGGGGCTCGCCGAGGGCCTGTTGGCGCGGGCGCAGCTGCACACCGAGTGCGAGTTCCGGTTCGGCGGGCAACGGCACCGGCTGGCCTACACGGAGCTGACGGGGCATCACCACTTCGTCTATCCGCAGCCGTTGCTGGTGACGGACCTGGTGCGGGAGTACGCCGACGTGCGGGGCGGTGAGATCCGGTTCAGCGTCCAGGACGTCCAGCTGCACGACCTCGACTCCGACCGTCCGGCGGTGTCGTACACCGACCCTGAGACCGGTCAACGGCGGCTCGTGCAGGGTGACTTCGTGGCGGGCTGCGACGGTGCGCGCGGGGTGACCCGGGCCGCGCTGCCGCCGGAGCGGACGCGGATCGCGCGGCACGACTACGGCATCGGCTGGCTCGCGCTGCTCGCGGAGGCGCCGCCGTCCTCGGACTGCGTGGTGTTCGGTGTCCATCCGCGCGGGTTCGCCGGGCACATGGCACGCAGCCCCGAGGTCACCCGCTACTACCTGGAGTGCCCGCCCGGCGACGACCCCGAGAACTGGCCGCACGAACGCGTCTGGGCCGAGCTCCAGCACCGGCTCGCCGCGACCGGCGCCCCGCCGCTGACCGAGGGGCGGCTGATCGAGAAGCGCGTGCTCGACATGCACAACCACGTTGTCGAACCGATGGTGTTCGGCCGTCTCTACCTCGCCGGCGACGCGGCCCACCTCACCGCGCCCATCGCCGCGAAGGGCATGAACCTCGCCCTGCACGACGCGTTCCTGCTCGGCGACGCGTTCGTCGCGTATCTCACGAAGGGCGACTCGGCGGGCCTGGGCGGCTATTCGGAGGCCTGTCTGAGCCGCGTGTGGGACTACCAGGAGTTCTCCCAGTGGCTCTCCGAGGTGTACCACGGCACCTCGTCCGGCGACCCTTACCACGCGGGCACCACCCTCGCCCGGCTCCGCCGCGTCTTCCAATCCCCCGCCGCTGCCCTCGCGTTCGCGGAGAGCTACCTGGGCAAGGACCCCAACTCCCGAGCCACGACGGCCACTTGA
- a CDS encoding metalloregulator ArsR/SmtB family transcription factor, which produces MSARMHLSTAHDAHPRTPGEEQFALAAELLALLGDRTRLALLHALTAGEADVTTLTEACDAARPAVSQHLARLRLAGLVTTRKEGRRVIYALSDGHLRRLVDEALNVADHRLTDRPPHD; this is translated from the coding sequence ATGAGCGCACGCATGCACCTATCAACTGCGCACGATGCGCATCCGCGCACCCCGGGCGAGGAACAGTTCGCGCTGGCCGCCGAACTCCTCGCCCTCCTCGGCGACCGCACCCGCCTGGCCCTCCTGCACGCGCTGACGGCGGGCGAGGCCGACGTCACCACGCTCACGGAGGCCTGCGACGCGGCCCGCCCGGCGGTCAGCCAGCACCTGGCGCGACTGCGTCTCGCGGGACTGGTGACCACGCGCAAGGAGGGCCGCCGGGTGATCTACGCGTTGAGCGACGGTCATCTGCGGCGGCTGGTCGACGAGGCGTTGAACGTGGCGGACCACCGCCTCACCGACCGCCCGCCGCACGACTGA
- a CDS encoding cation diffusion facilitator family transporter, whose product MSDQHHHEHEHAHPHDDHGHGHPHPHDHSPTGLRHRLGHLLTPHSHETADKLDSALESSARGMRALWVSLAVLGVTALVQAVVVVVSGSVALLGDTVHNAADALTAVPLGIAFVLGRRAATRRFTYGYGRAEDLAGIAIVLTIAASAAFAAWAAVDRLLDPRPVTHVPVVAVAALAGFVGNEWVARYRIRVGREIGSAALVADGLHARTDGFTSLAVLIGAGGSALGWQLADPVVGLAITAAIALVLRDAAREVFRRVMDAVDPDLVDRAEHAVREVEGVRGVGELRLRWIGHRLRAEVAVVVDGEATVRQAHAVAVAAEHALLHAVPRLTAALVHADPAPVPGEADPHGELAHHHAMV is encoded by the coding sequence GTGAGCGACCAGCACCACCACGAACACGAGCACGCCCACCCGCACGACGACCACGGCCACGGCCACCCGCATCCCCACGACCACTCCCCCACGGGCCTCCGGCACCGCCTCGGCCACCTCCTCACCCCGCACTCCCACGAGACCGCCGACAAGCTCGACTCCGCCCTGGAGTCCTCGGCCCGCGGCATGCGCGCGCTCTGGGTCTCGCTCGCGGTGCTCGGGGTGACGGCGCTCGTGCAGGCGGTCGTGGTGGTCGTGTCCGGGTCGGTCGCGCTGCTCGGCGACACCGTGCACAACGCGGCGGACGCGCTGACCGCCGTACCGCTCGGCATCGCGTTCGTGCTCGGCCGCCGGGCCGCCACGCGCCGATTCACCTACGGCTACGGGCGCGCCGAGGATCTCGCCGGGATCGCGATCGTGCTGACGATCGCCGCGTCCGCCGCCTTCGCGGCCTGGGCGGCGGTGGACCGCCTGCTCGACCCGCGTCCCGTGACGCACGTCCCGGTGGTCGCCGTCGCGGCGCTCGCCGGGTTCGTGGGCAACGAGTGGGTGGCCAGGTACCGCATCCGTGTCGGCCGGGAGATCGGGTCGGCCGCACTGGTCGCCGACGGGCTCCACGCCCGCACCGACGGGTTCACCTCGCTGGCCGTGCTGATCGGCGCCGGAGGTTCGGCGCTCGGGTGGCAACTGGCCGATCCCGTCGTGGGGTTGGCGATCACGGCCGCCATCGCGCTGGTCCTGCGGGACGCGGCGCGCGAGGTGTTCCGGCGCGTGATGGACGCCGTGGACCCGGACCTGGTGGACCGGGCCGAGCACGCCGTACGGGAGGTCGAAGGGGTGCGCGGGGTGGGCGAGTTGAGACTGCGCTGGATCGGGCACCGGCTGCGCGCGGAGGTGGCGGTGGTCGTGGACGGGGAGGCGACGGTACGGCAGGCCCACGCCGTCGCCGTAGCGGCGGAGCACGCCTTGCTGCACGCGGTGCCGCGGCTCACGGCGGCGCTCGTGCACGCGGATCCGGCACCGGTGCCCGGGGAGGCGGACCCGCATGGGGAGTTGGCCCACCACCACGCCATGGTGTGA
- a CDS encoding YbaK/EbsC family protein — translation MRAPIGHFDHATPAPDCLDELTRPVADAVRAWRGGVPAEQFVYVDTDPEWADTATFVEHYGRELLERSANCVVVAGKRGGETMLAACVVLSTTRVDVNGVVRRQLGARKASFASMDTATGESGMEYGGITPVGLPADWPVLVDSAVVDLPYVLVGSGRRRGKLLVPGKAFAELPGAVVLEGLGVA, via the coding sequence ATGCGCGCACCCATCGGACACTTCGACCACGCCACCCCGGCCCCCGACTGCCTCGACGAACTGACCCGCCCGGTCGCCGACGCCGTGCGCGCCTGGCGCGGCGGCGTCCCCGCCGAGCAGTTCGTCTACGTCGACACCGACCCCGAGTGGGCCGACACCGCCACCTTCGTCGAGCACTACGGCCGCGAGCTGCTGGAGCGGTCCGCGAACTGCGTGGTCGTCGCCGGCAAGCGCGGCGGCGAGACCATGCTGGCCGCGTGCGTGGTCCTGTCCACCACCCGCGTCGACGTGAACGGCGTCGTCCGCCGCCAACTCGGCGCCCGCAAGGCCTCGTTCGCGTCGATGGACACCGCGACCGGCGAGAGCGGCATGGAGTACGGCGGCATCACCCCCGTCGGACTCCCCGCCGACTGGCCGGTGTTGGTCGACTCGGCCGTCGTCGACCTGCCCTACGTCCTGGTCGGCAGCGGACGCCGCCGCGGCAAACTCCTCGTCCCGGGCAAGGCGTTCGCGGAACTCCCGGGCGCGGTGGTGCTGGAGGGACTGGGCGTCGCCTGA
- a CDS encoding XRE family transcriptional regulator codes for MSDLDLLNQSLARNVKHWRSVRGFTLDVLAARAAVSRGMLIQIEQARTNPSIGTVVKIGDALGVSITTLLDYEQGPKVRIVPADRAVRLWHTDAGSYNRLLAGTEAPGPLEMWDWRLMPGDSSPSEPHPTGTVELVHVTTGELTLTVDGEEHRVPAGASVTFEANTPHTYGNQGDVPMEMVMAVSVPPVHRDAQ; via the coding sequence GTGTCGGACCTCGACCTGCTGAACCAGTCCCTGGCTCGCAACGTCAAGCACTGGCGCTCGGTGCGCGGCTTCACCCTGGACGTGCTCGCCGCCCGGGCCGCCGTCAGCCGGGGCATGCTCATCCAGATCGAGCAGGCCCGCACCAACCCCAGCATCGGCACGGTCGTCAAGATCGGCGACGCCCTCGGCGTCAGCATCACCACCCTGCTCGACTACGAACAGGGCCCGAAGGTCCGCATCGTCCCCGCCGACCGCGCCGTACGGCTCTGGCACACCGACGCCGGCAGCTACAACCGCCTCCTCGCCGGCACCGAGGCCCCCGGCCCGCTGGAGATGTGGGACTGGCGCCTGATGCCGGGGGACTCCAGCCCCTCCGAGCCGCACCCCACCGGCACGGTCGAACTCGTCCATGTCACCACGGGCGAGCTGACCCTCACCGTGGACGGCGAGGAGCACCGCGTCCCGGCCGGCGCGAGCGTCACCTTCGAGGCCAACACCCCGCACACGTACGGCAATCAGGGCGACGTACCGATGGAGATGGTGATGGCGGTGTCGGTCCCGCCCGTGCACCGGGACGCCCAATGA
- a CDS encoding DMT family transporter: MTAFFALATSLLWGLADFGGGLLTRRTPALTVVVVSQGIAAAVLGVVVVATGGWSEAGPRLWFALAAGVVGPVALFSFYKALALGPMGVVSPLATLSVAVPVGVGLFLGERPGLMQAAGIAVAVTGVVLAGGPQLRGAPVQRQTILLTLIAALGFGTVFALIAEASTTVTGLFLALFAQRVTNVATGGAALYVSVRRGGVALPAGGFPWGSLPALAFVGLADVAANGTYSIAAQHGPVTVAAVLASLYPVVTALAARGFLSERLRGIQAAGAGLALVGTLLLATG; encoded by the coding sequence GTGACAGCATTCTTCGCCCTGGCCACCAGCCTGCTGTGGGGGTTGGCCGACTTCGGCGGAGGCCTGCTGACCCGGCGGACCCCGGCGCTGACGGTGGTCGTGGTCTCACAGGGGATCGCGGCGGCCGTGCTCGGCGTGGTCGTGGTGGCGACCGGGGGCTGGAGCGAGGCCGGGCCGCGGCTGTGGTTCGCGCTGGCGGCGGGGGTGGTGGGTCCGGTCGCGCTGTTCAGTTTCTACAAGGCGCTGGCGCTGGGCCCGATGGGCGTCGTCTCGCCGCTCGCGACGCTGAGCGTGGCCGTACCGGTCGGGGTGGGGCTCTTTCTCGGCGAGCGGCCCGGTCTGATGCAGGCGGCGGGGATCGCGGTCGCCGTCACCGGGGTCGTCCTCGCGGGCGGTCCGCAGCTGCGCGGTGCGCCCGTACAGCGCCAGACGATCCTGCTGACGCTGATCGCCGCGCTCGGCTTCGGCACGGTGTTCGCGCTGATCGCGGAGGCGTCGACGACCGTGACCGGGCTCTTCCTCGCGCTGTTCGCGCAGCGCGTGACGAACGTGGCCACGGGTGGGGCCGCGCTCTACGTCTCCGTGCGGCGGGGCGGGGTCGCGCTCCCGGCGGGCGGGTTCCCGTGGGGCTCGCTGCCGGCGCTGGCCTTCGTGGGACTTGCTGATGTGGCAGCCAACGGGACGTACTCGATCGCCGCGCAGCATGGGCCGGTGACGGTGGCGGCGGTGCTCGCGTCGCTCTATCCGGTGGTGACCGCGCTGGCCGCGCGCGGGTTCCTGAGCGAGCGGTTGCGGGGGATTCAGGCGGCGGGGGCGGGGTTGGCGTTGGTGGGGACGTTGTTGCTGGCTACGGGGTGA